From a single Papaver somniferum cultivar HN1 unplaced genomic scaffold, ASM357369v1 unplaced-scaffold_19, whole genome shotgun sequence genomic region:
- the LOC113338897 gene encoding uncharacterized protein LOC113338897 — translation MRFTSGRNTASGNGDESQQKNESAIKALETQIGQLATDVNLLKAQESTNLPSQPFVNPRESNAISLRSGKQVEKPNQQDKVHEKLVEEKEETTPKDNSKEPVPTFTTPPPFRSLFSKSKKELEYKDIWDILKKVQVNIPLIEPIRQIPRCAKFLKDLCMNKKRLKGNEVMSVGENASPFILKKLPPKLKDPGSFTIPCTIGKTRFTRALLDLGASINIMPSSIYDSLNLGPLKETGVVLELANRSNVYPKGNVSVQVNELVFPTDFYVLYMNDDNSPKSTPLLLGRPFLSTVGTKIDVQNGTLTMEFDGSVIHFNIFETMRYPSDVKSCFPIKEIDAG, via the exons ATGAGATTCACTTCTGGAAGAAACACTGCTTCTGGAAATGGTGACGAGAG ccaacaaaagaatgaatcggCCATTAAGGCTTTGGAAACCCAAATAGGACAATTGGCGACCGATGTGAACCTATTGAAAGCTCAAGAATCCACaaatcttccttcacaaccatttgtaaATCCAAGAGAGAGTAATGCAATTTCCTTGAGGAGTGGAAAACAAGTGGAGAAACCAAATCAACAAGATAAGGTGCATGAAAAGTTAgtcgaagagaaagaagaaaccaCACCAAAGGATAATtccaaggaaccggttcctacTTTCACCACTCCACCCCCGTTTCGTAGCCTATTTTCTAAGTCGAAGAAAGAGTTGGAATACAAGGATATTTGGGATATCCTTAAAAAAGTACAAGTcaatattccactcattgaaCCTATTCGACAAATTCCTCGTTGTGCAAAGTTCTTAAAGGATTTGTGCATGAATAAGAAAAGATTAAAAGGGAATGAAGTcatgagtgtgggggagaatgcttcgccGTTCATTCtcaagaaactcccacctaaattaaAGGACCCCGGTAGTTTCACCATACCTTGCACAATCGGTAAAACAAGGTTTACTCGAGCTTTGCTAGATTTGGGAGCATCGATTAATATTATGCCTTCCTCGATTTATGATTCTTTAAATCTCGGTCCTCTTAAGGAGACCGGAGTAGTTCTTGAACTTGCTAACCgatctaatgtttacccgaaagggaATGTTTCGGTGCAGGTTAATGAGCTTGTATTCCCGACCGATTTCTATGTCTTATACATGAATGATGATAACTCTCCAAAGTCTACACCTTTGTTATTGGGTAGACCATTCTTAAGCACCGTTggaacgaagattgatgtccaaaATGGGACattgactatggagtttgatggttcGGTCATCCACTTCAATATCTTTGAGACAATGAGATACCCAAGTGATGTGAAGTCATGTTTTCCCATTAAAGAGATTGATGCGGGCTAA